The stretch of DNA TTGTTGTAGGTGGTCACCTGGATTCCTGGGATGTGGGCGAAGGTGCCCATGATGATGGTGCAGGAATTGTCCAGAGTATTGAAGTGCTGAGAACCTTTAAGAAATTAGGTATCCAGAACAACCATACTATACGAGCCGTTTGTTTTGCTAATGAGGAGAATGGAACCAAAGGCGGAAAGCAATATGGAAAAACGGCTAAAGAAACCCATGAAAAACATATTTTTGCGATAGAGTCTGATGCGGGAGGTTTCTCTCCAAGAGGAATTTCATTGGAAATGGATGATGAGAAAAGAAAACAGATTCAAAGCTGGATAAAACTATTTCTTCCTTACGGAATATATAATTTTGAAGGCAAATACTCAGGGTCGGATATCGCTCCGCTTCATGAAATGGGGGTTCCTACTGCAGAGCTGGTTCCCGATCCGCAGCGCTATTTTGACATCCATCACACAGAAGAAGATACCTTCGAAAAAGTAAACCGCAGAGAATTACTTCTGGGTTCTGCTGTTATGACACAACTTATTTATATGATTGATAAAAACTGGTAATATGAAAAAGCTATTAGGAACTTCATTATTGCTTCTCAGCATGACTTTTTTTGGTCAGGCAAAAGAAGATTCAATACAGTTCAGTAAAATTTCTACGGAAATTCTTAACCATGGTAAAGGGTACACCGAATTACGGGAACTAACAAAAAGTATCGGACACCGACTAAGCGGTTCGGAAGCGTACGAAAAATCTGTTCAATGGGCCGCACAGAAACTACGTGATGCCGGAGCTGATAAAGTATGGCTTCAGGACGTTATGATCCCGGTCTGGGAACGAGGTAAGGAATCACTGCAGATTAAAACATCTAACGGAAAATGGATGAATCTGAAAATGCTCTCGTTAGGAAACTCTGAAGGCACTGGAGGAAAAGACATATCCGGAGAAATCATTATGGTGAAATCAATGGAAGAATATGAAAAACTTCCGGCTGAAAAAGTTAAAGACAAGATTGTATTTTTCAACTATCCTTTTAGTCAGACTTTTATTGAAACGTTCAGAGGATATGGTGATGCTGCTAAATACAGGGTTACTGCAGCCTCTTTAACTGCCAAAAAAGGAGGTAAGTTTGCGATCATTCGTTCATTATCTTCTGCCTTTGACGATGCCCCTCACACAGGAGCCATGCGCTACGAAGACAAGGTTAATAAAATACCGGCCGTGGCTGTAGGAAATACCACAGCTGATGAATTGGAAAACCTGCTTAAAACTCAAAAAGTTACGGCAAAACTGAATTCCAATTGTGGTATGAAAGGTGAAAAACTTTCCCATTCTGTTATTGGAGAGATTACCGGCAAAAAGGATAAAGACGTCATTGTTGTTGGCGGCCATCTGGACTCCTGGGATGTTGGAGAAGGCGCCCATGATGATGGAGCCGGAATTGTACAAAGCATTGAAGTACTGAGAACATTCAAAAAGCTGGGAATTCATAATAACCATACAATCAGAGTAGTCTGCTTTGCCAATGAAGAAAACGGGTTAAAAGGCGGTCTGCAATACGGAAAAACGGCTAAAGAAAAGAATGAAAAGCATCTGTTTGCCATAGAATCAGATGCGGGAGGTTTCTCTCCAAGAGGAATTTCA from Chryseobacterium piperi encodes:
- a CDS encoding M28 family peptidase; protein product: MKKLLGTSLLLLSMTFFGQAKEDSIQFSKISTEILNHGKGYTELRELTKSIGHRLSGSEAYEKSVQWAAQKLRDAGADKVWLQDVMIPVWERGKESLQIKTSNGKWMNLKMLSLGNSEGTGGKDISGEIIMVKSMEEYEKLPAEKVKDKIVFFNYPFSQTFIETFRGYGDAAKYRVTAASLTAKKGGKFAIIRSLSSAFDDAPHTGAMRYEDKVNKIPAVAVGNTTADELENLLKTQKVTAKLNSNCGMKGEKLSHSVIGEITGKKDKDVIVVGGHLDSWDVGEGAHDDGAGIVQSIEVLRTFKKLGIHNNHTIRVVCFANEENGLKGGLQYGKTAKEKNEKHLFAIESDAGGFSPRGISLEMDNAKRNQIKSWTSLFTPYGVYNFDGKYSGADISPLHDLGVPTAELVPDSQRYFDIHHTDEDTFEKVNRRELLLGAVAMTQIIYMIDKNW